Proteins from a genomic interval of Gossypium hirsutum isolate 1008001.06 chromosome A09, Gossypium_hirsutum_v2.1, whole genome shotgun sequence:
- the LOC121205985 gene encoding uncharacterized protein, translating to MKKSWALIDAASWGIGAALLVLILIGSISANSVSEKADVKGMSQLLNRPCDEIYVVGEGETLHTISDKCGDPFILERNPHINDPDDVFPGLVIKIISSPARKL from the coding sequence ATGAAGAAATCTTGGGCGCTAATCGATGCAGCCTCGTGGGGTATCGGCGCAGCCTTATTGGTCTTAATATTGATAGGTTCCATCAGCGCAAACTCTGTATCGGAGAAAGCAGATGTGAAAGGGATGAGCCAACTGTTGAACCGACCTTGTGATGAAATCTATGTGGTAGGAGAAGGGGAGACCCTTCACACAATCAGCGACAAGTGTGGCGACCCTTTCATCCTTGAGCGCAACCCTCACATCAATGACCCTGATGATGTTTTCCCTGGCcttgttattaaaataatttcttcaccTGCTAGAAAACTATAG